A genomic segment from Modestobacter roseus encodes:
- a CDS encoding M20/M25/M40 family metallo-hydrolase, which translates to MSETTPQPLATAQAEVADLLSDLIRIDTTNTGSTATSAGERKAAEWVAGKLDEVGIDSVIHESEPGRASLVARIEGTNRDRPALLVHGHLDVVPADPAEWSVHPFSGEQRDGYVWGRGAVDMKDMDAMTLALVRDWARTGVKPDRDIVLAFVADEEAGGKHGAHYMVDHHADLFEGCTEAISEVGGFSITVRDDLRLYLVQTAEKGLAWMKLTAQGRPGHGSFVHDDNAVTRLAQAVSRIGSSRLPTVVTPPMKQFLAEVGDAYGIEIDPDDPDDALARLGSISRMIGAALRNTANPTMLDAGYKTNVIPGTASATIDGRFLYGQEAEFEAQLDELIGEGVTREWITYDQAVETTFDGPSVDLMVQALQAEDPGARAVPFTMSGGTDAKSFETLGMRCFGFSPLKLPADLDFAALFHGIDERISIDSMQFGIRVLDRFLRGA; encoded by the coding sequence ATGTCCGAGACCACGCCGCAGCCGCTCGCCACCGCCCAGGCCGAGGTCGCGGACCTGCTGTCCGACCTCATCCGGATCGACACCACGAACACCGGCTCCACCGCCACCAGTGCGGGGGAGCGGAAGGCCGCCGAGTGGGTGGCCGGCAAGCTCGACGAGGTCGGCATCGACAGCGTCATCCACGAGTCCGAGCCGGGCCGGGCCAGCCTGGTCGCCCGGATCGAGGGCACCAACCGCGACCGCCCGGCGCTGCTGGTGCACGGCCACCTCGACGTCGTCCCCGCCGACCCGGCCGAGTGGAGCGTGCACCCGTTCAGCGGCGAGCAGCGCGACGGCTACGTGTGGGGCCGCGGCGCGGTCGACATGAAGGACATGGACGCGATGACCCTCGCCCTGGTGCGCGACTGGGCCCGCACCGGGGTGAAGCCCGACCGCGACATCGTGCTGGCCTTCGTCGCCGACGAGGAGGCCGGCGGCAAGCACGGCGCGCACTACATGGTCGACCACCACGCCGACCTCTTCGAGGGCTGCACCGAGGCGATCAGCGAGGTCGGCGGGTTCAGCATCACCGTCCGCGACGACCTGCGCCTGTACCTGGTCCAGACCGCCGAGAAGGGCCTGGCGTGGATGAAGCTGACCGCGCAGGGCCGCCCCGGCCACGGCTCCTTCGTGCACGACGACAACGCCGTCACCCGGCTCGCCCAGGCCGTCAGCCGGATCGGCTCCAGCCGGCTGCCCACCGTGGTCACCCCACCGATGAAGCAGTTCCTCGCCGAGGTCGGCGACGCCTACGGCATCGAGATCGACCCGGACGACCCGGACGACGCCCTCGCCCGGCTGGGCAGCATCAGCCGCATGATCGGCGCGGCGCTGCGCAACACCGCCAACCCCACGATGCTCGACGCCGGCTACAAGACCAACGTCATCCCCGGCACCGCGAGCGCCACCATCGACGGCCGCTTCCTCTACGGCCAGGAGGCCGAGTTCGAGGCCCAGCTCGACGAGCTGATCGGCGAGGGCGTCACCCGCGAGTGGATCACCTACGACCAGGCGGTCGAGACCACCTTCGACGGGCCGAGCGTCGACCTGATGGTCCAGGCGCTGCAGGCCGAGGACCCCGGCGCCCGCGCCGTCCCCTTCACCATGAGCGGCGGCACCGACGCCAAGAGCTTCGAGACCCTCGGCATGCGCTGCTTCGGCTTCTCCCCGCTCAAGCTCCCCGCCGACCTGGACTTCGCCGCCCTGTTCCACGGCATCGACGAGCGGATCTCGATCGACTCGATGCAGTTCGGCATCCGGGTGCTCGACCGGTTCCTGCGCGGGGCCTGA
- a CDS encoding YncE family protein, translating into MSHHRVTAVLLTAMVIGLAGCSGGADSSEEAPGAAEPADSPVLTTDPAGTVVPLDPDAEGMVFDPVTGLLAVAVRNPTRLVLTDRAGVPVREIPLPGHARHLQLAAPGGPLLVPAEDSNTLVEVALPGGETVATPVGEYPHDATRLAGGQVLVADELGGTLSVVTDGEVTGQFDSQTQPGGLAGVGGTAGVVDVADFTLTTYDVPGGELVDVVDAGAGPTHLVADARGRFLVADTRGDAVRTFTAEPLELSSSFPLPGTPYGLAFDATAEVLWVTLTATNEVVGLSTTGDELTEVARFPTVRQPNTVAVDPGSGRVFVGSRATGELQLIDP; encoded by the coding sequence GTGTCACACCATCGCGTCACCGCCGTCCTGCTCACCGCGATGGTCATCGGGCTGGCCGGCTGCTCCGGTGGCGCCGACTCCTCCGAGGAAGCGCCCGGTGCCGCTGAGCCGGCGGACTCTCCTGTTCTGACCACCGACCCGGCCGGCACCGTCGTCCCGCTCGACCCGGACGCCGAGGGCATGGTGTTCGACCCGGTCACCGGGCTGCTCGCCGTCGCCGTCCGGAACCCGACCAGGCTGGTGCTGACCGACCGCGCCGGCGTCCCGGTGCGGGAGATCCCCCTGCCCGGCCACGCCCGGCACCTGCAGCTGGCTGCACCCGGCGGGCCGCTGCTGGTGCCGGCCGAGGACAGCAACACCCTCGTCGAGGTCGCGCTGCCGGGCGGGGAGACCGTCGCGACGCCGGTCGGTGAGTACCCGCACGACGCCACCCGGCTGGCCGGCGGCCAGGTGCTGGTCGCCGACGAGCTGGGCGGCACGCTGTCGGTGGTCACCGACGGCGAGGTCACCGGGCAGTTCGACAGCCAGACCCAGCCGGGCGGCCTCGCGGGGGTCGGCGGCACGGCCGGCGTCGTCGACGTCGCCGACTTCACGCTGACCACCTACGACGTCCCGGGCGGCGAGCTGGTCGATGTCGTGGACGCCGGTGCGGGCCCGACGCACCTGGTCGCCGACGCCCGGGGCCGGTTCCTGGTGGCCGACACCCGCGGCGACGCCGTCCGCACGTTCACCGCCGAGCCGCTGGAGCTGAGCAGCTCCTTCCCACTGCCGGGCACGCCCTACGGGCTGGCGTTCGACGCCACCGCCGAGGTGCTGTGGGTGACGCTGACGGCGACCAACGAGGTCGTGGGCCTGTCTACGACCGGCGACGAGCTGACCGAGGTGGCCCGGTTCCCCACCGTCCGCCAGCCGAACACCGTGGCGGTGGACCCGGGCAGCGGCCGGGTGTTCGTCGGCAGCCGGGCCACCGGCGAGCTGCAGCTCATCGACCCCTGA
- a CDS encoding IS110 family transposase, translating into MTSMTSTRRVVTVGVDTHSDTHHAAVIDDVGRPLADAGFPTTPAGYRQLLAWAGEHGDVAAFGVEGTGAYGAALARHLRAAGQTVIEVDRPDRRTRRQRGKSDPIDASAAAAAVLSGAAAGTPKTRDGRVEAIRTLRVARRSAIKGRTQAINQLKAVVLTGPAELRQTLGGQSTRQLLATCRRLRVTECLVEAADPVTAATKLTLRRLARRIAALTEEIDELDADLQPLVTATAPALMAVYGVGTEVAAQLLVTAGDNPDRLRSEAAFAQLCGTAPLPASSGRTTRHRLNRGGDRHANYALHIIALVRLSSHQPTQAYAARRRAEGLSNLEIIRCLKRYIAREIHHVMTA; encoded by the coding sequence ATGACGAGCATGACCAGCACGCGGCGGGTTGTCACCGTCGGCGTGGACACCCACAGCGACACCCATCACGCGGCGGTGATCGACGACGTCGGCAGGCCGCTGGCCGACGCTGGCTTCCCGACGACCCCGGCGGGCTACCGGCAGTTGCTGGCCTGGGCGGGCGAGCACGGGGACGTCGCCGCGTTCGGGGTGGAGGGCACCGGCGCCTACGGTGCGGCCCTGGCCCGGCATCTGCGGGCGGCCGGGCAGACGGTCATCGAGGTCGACCGGCCCGACCGCAGAACCCGCCGCCAGCGGGGCAAGAGCGACCCGATCGACGCTTCCGCTGCCGCGGCCGCCGTGCTCTCCGGTGCCGCGGCCGGTACTCCGAAGACCCGCGACGGGAGGGTCGAGGCCATCCGCACCCTGCGAGTCGCCCGGCGCAGCGCGATAAAGGGCCGCACCCAGGCGATCAACCAGCTCAAGGCAGTGGTGCTCACCGGCCCGGCCGAACTCCGTCAGACGCTGGGCGGGCAGTCCACTCGCCAACTCCTGGCCACCTGCCGGCGGTTGAGGGTGACCGAATGCCTGGTCGAGGCCGCCGATCCGGTCACCGCCGCCACCAAGCTCACTTTGCGCCGGCTGGCCCGGCGCATCGCCGCCCTGACCGAGGAGATCGACGAGCTCGACGCCGACCTGCAGCCGCTGGTCACGGCTACCGCGCCGGCGCTGATGGCCGTCTACGGCGTGGGCACCGAGGTTGCCGCCCAGCTGCTGGTCACCGCCGGGGACAACCCCGACCGACTGCGCTCCGAAGCGGCCTTCGCCCAGCTCTGCGGCACCGCACCACTACCGGCAAGCAGCGGCCGCACCACCCGACACCGGCTCAACCGCGGCGGCGACCGGCACGCCAACTACGCCTTGCACATCATTGCGCTGGTCCGGCTCTCATCTCATCAACCGACACAGGCCTACGCCGCCCGCCGCCGAGCCGAAGGCCTCAGCAACCTCGAGATCATTCGCTGCCTCAAGCGCTACATCGCCCGCGAGATCCACCACGTCATGACCGCTTGA
- a CDS encoding PP2C family protein-serine/threonine phosphatase has translation MNRRPTRRHLLPLGILAFFTLAQFALGQGQIILGLVCIAPLTAATIVSRRATAAYGGAALAVALLLGLHEDQYRPDTLPSMLVRLAAVVACSLLAMGTVALRLRREALLTRLSAEAAESRAAVELAESLQRALLTDPPPVPGLQIAVRYLPAVKNAQVGGDWYDAFPLPDGATMLVIGDVAGHDVAAAATMAQARGVLRGIALTVPSGSGDVSPAAVLRALDGALGRLELDSLVTGVTATASPSPGSAGALLRWSNAGHPAPVHVTAAGRAELLDRPAELLLGISPAAPRTDHELVLAPGDTLVLYTDGLIERRDAALDAGTAWLVEQLGRLADQPLEQLCDALVAGMSGRLDDDVAVLAVRVNG, from the coding sequence GTGAACCGGCGACCGACGAGACGGCACCTGCTGCCGCTGGGCATCCTGGCGTTCTTCACGCTCGCCCAGTTCGCGCTGGGCCAGGGGCAGATCATCCTCGGACTGGTCTGCATAGCGCCGCTCACCGCGGCCACGATCGTCAGCCGCCGGGCCACCGCGGCCTACGGGGGCGCCGCTCTCGCCGTCGCGCTGCTGCTGGGTCTGCACGAGGACCAGTACCGGCCCGACACGCTGCCCTCGATGCTGGTCCGGCTGGCGGCGGTGGTGGCGTGCAGCCTCCTCGCGATGGGCACCGTGGCCCTGCGGCTGCGCCGTGAGGCGCTGCTCACCCGGCTCAGCGCCGAGGCGGCCGAGTCACGGGCGGCGGTGGAGCTCGCCGAGTCGCTGCAGCGGGCGCTGCTCACCGACCCGCCCCCGGTACCGGGCCTGCAGATCGCCGTCCGGTACCTCCCTGCGGTGAAGAACGCCCAGGTCGGTGGCGACTGGTACGACGCCTTCCCGCTCCCCGACGGTGCGACCATGCTGGTCATCGGCGACGTCGCGGGGCACGACGTGGCGGCGGCGGCCACGATGGCGCAGGCGCGGGGCGTGCTGCGGGGCATTGCGCTCACCGTCCCGAGCGGATCGGGGGACGTCTCCCCCGCCGCGGTGCTGCGCGCCCTGGACGGCGCCCTCGGCCGGCTGGAGCTCGACTCGCTGGTCACGGGCGTGACCGCCACGGCCAGCCCGTCGCCCGGCTCGGCCGGCGCCCTGCTGCGCTGGTCCAACGCCGGCCACCCGGCGCCGGTGCACGTGACCGCGGCTGGGCGCGCCGAGCTGCTGGACCGCCCCGCCGAGCTGCTGCTCGGCATCTCCCCCGCCGCACCCCGTACCGACCACGAGCTGGTGCTGGCACCGGGCGACACCCTCGTCCTCTACACCGACGGCCTCATCGAGCGGCGCGATGCAGCGCTCGACGCGGGCACCGCCTGGCTGGTCGAGCAGCTCGGCCGCCTCGCCGACCAGCCGCTCGAGCAGCTCTGCGACGCCCTGGTCGCCGGCATGTCCGGCCGGCTGGACGACGACGTCGCGGTGCTCGCCGTGCGCGTCAACGGCTGA
- a CDS encoding DUF5703 family protein, translating into MSAPGEYEYAPLRIPPGTSRSAAAQLMSLQADTGGWELARLQLHADGTRKIIMRRRMRLSYLPRPMV; encoded by the coding sequence GTGTCAGCACCCGGCGAGTACGAGTACGCCCCGCTGCGCATCCCGCCGGGCACCTCGCGCTCGGCCGCCGCGCAGCTGATGAGCCTCCAGGCCGACACCGGTGGGTGGGAGCTGGCCAGGCTGCAGCTGCACGCCGACGGCACGCGGAAGATCATCATGCGCCGGCGGATGCGGCTGTCCTACCTCCCCCGCCCCATGGTCTGA
- a CDS encoding NADPH:quinone oxidoreductase family protein — protein sequence MRAWRVHTLGDPAEVLSLDDVDQPVPGEGQLLVRVRAAGLNFPDVLMARGEYQERPPLPFVPGVELCGEVVGTGQRVLGGPAGGPGAFAEYALMDAAAAWPVPDGMSDEQAAALHLTYQTGHVGLHRRARLQAGEWLLVHAGAGGVGSAAIQLGKAAGARVIATAGGARKTEVCRGLGADHVIDYTSEDVVARVKEITGGHGADVVYDPVGGDVFDASRRCVAFEGRIVVVGFTSGRIPEVPASHVLVKNYSVVGLHWGLYRRHDPALIGSVHEELCRLFTAGEIAPLVGDVRPLAELPQAMAAIADRATVGKVVLKP from the coding sequence ATGCGTGCCTGGCGAGTCCACACCCTCGGCGATCCGGCCGAGGTCCTCTCCCTCGACGACGTCGACCAGCCCGTGCCCGGCGAGGGCCAGCTCCTCGTCCGGGTGCGCGCGGCCGGCCTCAACTTCCCCGACGTGCTGATGGCCCGGGGGGAGTACCAGGAGCGGCCCCCGCTGCCCTTCGTCCCCGGCGTCGAGCTGTGCGGGGAGGTGGTGGGCACCGGGCAGCGGGTGCTGGGTGGACCGGCCGGCGGGCCGGGGGCCTTCGCCGAGTACGCCCTGATGGACGCCGCGGCCGCCTGGCCGGTGCCCGACGGCATGTCCGACGAGCAGGCCGCGGCGCTGCACCTGACGTACCAGACCGGGCACGTCGGGCTGCACCGCCGGGCGCGCCTGCAGGCGGGGGAGTGGCTGCTGGTGCACGCCGGGGCGGGCGGGGTCGGCTCCGCGGCGATCCAGCTGGGCAAGGCCGCCGGGGCACGGGTGATCGCCACCGCCGGTGGGGCGCGCAAGACCGAGGTCTGCCGCGGGCTGGGCGCCGACCACGTCATCGACTACACCAGCGAGGACGTCGTCGCCCGGGTGAAGGAGATCACCGGCGGTCACGGCGCCGACGTCGTCTACGACCCGGTGGGCGGCGACGTCTTCGACGCGTCGCGCAGGTGCGTGGCCTTCGAGGGGCGGATCGTGGTCGTCGGGTTCACCAGCGGCCGCATCCCGGAGGTGCCGGCCAGCCACGTGCTGGTGAAGAACTACAGCGTGGTCGGGCTGCACTGGGGCCTCTACCGCCGGCACGACCCCGCGCTGATCGGCAGCGTGCACGAGGAGCTGTGCCGGCTGTTCACCGCTGGGGAGATCGCCCCGCTGGTCGGCGACGTGCGCCCGCTGGCCGAGCTGCCGCAGGCGATGGCCGCGATCGCCGACCGCGCCACCGTCGGCAAGGTCGTGCTGAAGCCCTGA
- a CDS encoding SDR family oxidoreductase, which yields MTAITPGSVALITGGTGGLGRALAALLRRQGVTVVLADLDSLRARQTAADLGAAFLPLDVTDRAANAAVVAQVEADHGRLDVAFLNAGIAGSGQQALDVDELLHVVDVDLFGVVYGAEAALPALRRAGGGSIVVTASLAGLAPHATEPGYSIAKAGAIAFVRSLAPRLVDDGITVSAVCPGFADTAIIDPLREAFAAVDFPVLSADEVAQALLGAWTARQPGAAYVVQPGVGAVPFRFPGVPSAKTADGRTATLPGRLRPPARS from the coding sequence ATGACCGCGATCACCCCCGGCAGCGTCGCCCTGATCACCGGCGGGACGGGCGGCCTGGGCCGTGCCCTGGCCGCCCTGCTGCGCCGGCAGGGGGTGACCGTCGTCCTCGCCGACCTCGACAGCCTGCGCGCCCGGCAGACCGCCGCCGACCTGGGGGCTGCCTTCCTGCCGCTGGACGTCACCGACCGCGCGGCGAACGCCGCCGTCGTCGCCCAGGTGGAGGCCGACCACGGCCGGCTGGACGTCGCCTTCCTCAACGCCGGCATCGCCGGCAGCGGGCAGCAGGCGCTGGACGTCGACGAGCTGCTGCACGTCGTCGACGTCGACCTGTTCGGCGTCGTGTACGGCGCCGAGGCGGCCCTGCCCGCGCTCCGCCGTGCCGGCGGCGGGTCGATCGTGGTCACCGCCTCGCTCGCCGGGCTCGCGCCGCACGCCACCGAGCCCGGCTACAGCATCGCCAAGGCCGGGGCGATCGCGTTTGTCCGCTCGCTGGCACCCCGCCTGGTGGACGACGGGATCACCGTCTCCGCGGTCTGCCCGGGCTTCGCCGACACGGCGATCATCGACCCGCTCCGGGAGGCTTTCGCGGCCGTGGACTTCCCGGTGCTGAGCGCCGATGAGGTGGCCCAGGCGCTGCTCGGCGCCTGGACCGCCCGGCAGCCGGGAGCGGCGTACGTCGTCCAGCCCGGCGTCGGCGCCGTCCCGTTCCGCTTCCCGGGCGTGCCCAGCGCGAAGACCGCCGACGGGCGCACGGCCACCCTGCCCGGGCGCCTGCGCCCGCCCGCCCGGTCCTGA
- a CDS encoding ATP-binding cassette domain-containing protein, whose translation MTAGLDLGHAPGEDGEQTDLLRVDDLVVEYPGRGLFAKPFRALTGVSVRIPPGRTLGLVGESGSGKTTLGRAVLGLAPVTAGTITFDGRDISRASRRERKALSRHLQVVFQDPYSSLNPAMTVGDILAEPLSVQGVPVGDARARVAELLDRVHLPQDVLRRLPREFSGGQRQRIAIARALALRPRLIVCDEPVSALDLTTQARVLDLLLGIQQGTGVSYLFVSHDLDVVRHLSHQVAVMHRGEIVEQGDARHVTEVPDHPYTQRLLLASPVPDPDRQAERRAVRQQLAGVETNESHAA comes from the coding sequence GTGACCGCCGGGCTCGACCTGGGACACGCGCCCGGCGAGGACGGGGAGCAGACCGACCTCCTCCGGGTCGACGACCTGGTCGTGGAGTACCCGGGCCGAGGGCTGTTCGCCAAGCCGTTCCGGGCCCTCACGGGGGTGTCGGTCAGGATCCCTCCCGGCCGGACGCTCGGACTCGTGGGCGAGTCCGGCTCGGGCAAGACGACCCTGGGGCGGGCGGTGCTCGGTCTGGCGCCGGTCACGGCCGGGACCATCACGTTCGACGGTCGCGACATCAGCCGGGCGTCGCGCCGGGAGCGGAAGGCGCTCAGCCGGCACCTCCAGGTGGTCTTCCAGGACCCCTACAGCTCACTGAACCCGGCGATGACCGTGGGTGACATCCTGGCCGAACCGCTGTCGGTCCAAGGCGTCCCGGTCGGTGATGCGCGAGCTCGGGTCGCGGAGCTCCTGGACCGCGTCCACCTGCCCCAGGACGTCCTCCGCCGGTTGCCGCGGGAGTTCAGCGGCGGCCAGCGTCAGCGGATCGCCATCGCCCGCGCCCTCGCGCTGCGCCCGCGGCTGATCGTCTGCGACGAGCCCGTCAGCGCCCTGGACCTCACCACCCAAGCGCGGGTCCTGGACCTTCTTCTCGGGATCCAGCAGGGCACCGGTGTCTCCTACCTGTTCGTCTCGCACGACCTCGACGTCGTGCGGCATCTGAGCCACCAGGTCGCGGTGATGCACCGCGGGGAGATCGTGGAGCAGGGCGACGCCCGGCACGTGACCGAGGTGCCCGATCACCCGTACACCCAGCGGCTGTTGCTCGCGAGCCCGGTACCCGACCCGGACCGGCAGGCCGAGCGACGTGCGGTGCGGCAGCAGCTGGCCGGCGTCGAGACCAACGAGTCGCACGCGGCCTGA
- the uidA gene encoding beta-glucuronidase has translation MLRPQDGPTRERKSLNGLWRFTLDPASEGRDAGWWRQPLREARDMPVPASYNDVPVDAAVRDHVGDVWYQTTVRVPRGWDGERVVLRFDAATHRAVVWVDDIEVVRHEGGYTPFEADVTAHVRAGEEVRITAVVDNRLTWHSVPPGIVEETAAGPRQNYFHDFFNYAGLHRSVWLYSTPPSHLSDITVVTGLSGTSGSVDYQVETAGADGADVRVALIDAEGSEVARASGAVGVLSVPEVHPWRPGEGYLYDLLVELVDGDDVVDAYTLAVGIRTVEVRGTEFLINGNPFYFTGFGKHEDLPVRGKGHDDVFLVHDFALLEWIGANSFRTSHYPYAEEVLDYADRHGIVVIDETAAVGQNLGMIGGLTGRDYPPTFSSEAIDDTGREVHAQAIRELVARDKNHPSVVLWSISNEPEAHTDSAREFFEPLFALTRELDPTRPVGYVNQMLAPPDKDQVDQYADVLMINRYYGWYRQTGELDAAEPELRAELQEWAKRGKPIIVTEYGADTLAGLHSTLAQPWTEEYQVEFLEMYHRVFDEIDAVVGEQVWNFADFATKAGIIRVDGNKKGVFTRDRRPKAAASALRRRWRGPGPWRTDA, from the coding sequence GTGCTGCGTCCCCAGGATGGACCCACCCGCGAGCGCAAGAGCCTGAACGGGCTCTGGCGCTTCACACTCGATCCCGCGAGCGAAGGCAGGGACGCCGGGTGGTGGCGGCAGCCGCTGCGGGAGGCCCGCGACATGCCCGTCCCGGCCAGCTACAACGATGTCCCGGTCGACGCGGCGGTGCGCGACCACGTCGGCGACGTCTGGTACCAGACGACCGTCCGCGTGCCGCGCGGCTGGGACGGCGAGCGCGTCGTGCTCCGGTTCGATGCGGCCACCCACCGCGCCGTCGTGTGGGTCGACGACATCGAGGTCGTGCGGCACGAGGGGGGCTACACACCCTTCGAGGCCGACGTCACCGCGCACGTGCGGGCGGGCGAGGAGGTCCGGATCACCGCCGTCGTCGACAACCGGCTGACCTGGCACTCCGTCCCGCCGGGCATCGTGGAGGAGACCGCCGCGGGCCCGCGGCAGAACTACTTCCACGACTTCTTCAACTACGCCGGCCTGCACCGGTCGGTCTGGCTGTACAGCACCCCGCCGTCGCACCTGAGCGACATCACCGTCGTCACCGGCCTGTCCGGGACCTCCGGCAGCGTCGACTACCAGGTGGAGACGGCGGGCGCCGACGGAGCGGACGTGCGAGTGGCCCTGATCGATGCCGAGGGCAGCGAGGTCGCCCGGGCATCGGGGGCTGTGGGCGTGCTCTCCGTCCCCGAGGTGCACCCCTGGCGGCCCGGGGAGGGGTACCTGTACGACCTCCTCGTGGAACTGGTCGACGGGGACGACGTCGTGGATGCCTACACCCTCGCAGTCGGCATCCGCACCGTCGAGGTGCGGGGCACGGAGTTCCTGATCAACGGCAACCCCTTCTACTTCACCGGGTTCGGCAAGCACGAGGACCTGCCCGTGCGCGGGAAGGGGCACGACGACGTCTTCCTCGTCCACGACTTCGCTCTGCTGGAGTGGATCGGAGCCAACTCGTTCCGCACGTCCCACTACCCGTACGCCGAGGAGGTGCTCGACTACGCCGACCGGCACGGGATCGTCGTCATCGACGAGACCGCCGCGGTGGGGCAGAACCTCGGCATGATCGGTGGCCTGACGGGCCGCGACTACCCGCCCACGTTCTCGTCCGAGGCGATCGACGACACCGGCCGCGAGGTGCACGCCCAGGCCATCCGGGAGCTCGTCGCTCGCGACAAGAACCATCCCAGCGTCGTGCTGTGGAGCATCTCGAACGAGCCCGAGGCCCACACCGACTCCGCTCGCGAGTTCTTCGAGCCGCTGTTCGCCCTCACCCGGGAACTCGACCCCACCCGCCCCGTCGGGTACGTGAACCAGATGCTGGCCCCGCCGGACAAGGACCAGGTGGACCAGTACGCCGATGTGCTGATGATCAACCGCTACTACGGGTGGTACCGGCAGACGGGTGAGCTCGACGCGGCGGAGCCGGAGCTGAGGGCGGAACTGCAGGAGTGGGCGAAGCGGGGCAAGCCGATCATCGTCACCGAGTACGGCGCGGACACCCTGGCCGGCCTGCACTCCACGCTGGCCCAGCCGTGGACCGAGGAGTACCAGGTCGAGTTCCTGGAGATGTACCACCGGGTCTTCGACGAGATCGACGCGGTCGTCGGTGAGCAGGTGTGGAACTTCGCCGACTTCGCCACCAAGGCCGGGATCATCCGGGTCGACGGCAACAAGAAGGGCGTCTTCACCAGGGACCGCAGGCCGAAGGCGGCGGCCTCCGCCCTCCGCCGCCGGTGGCGGGGCCCCGGGCCGTGGCGCACTGACGCGTGA